From the genome of Streptomyces sp. V1I1, one region includes:
- a CDS encoding sigma-70 family RNA polymerase sigma factor has product MSDLAATQDLDSRLEQYRRELTGYCYRMLGSAFEAEDAVQDTMVRAWRNFEKFEGRSSLRSWLYRIATNVCLDMLNAGNRRARPMDLTAATPVAQAQLTSRPEITWLEPVPDGRVLPSTADPAETAVERETIRLAFVAALQHLPPKQRAVLILREVLAWKASEVAELLGSTAASVNSALQRARATLAESEPASTDSADPLDEEQQKLLERYVAAFEGYDMKALTALLHEDATMSMPPYDLWLRGHDDIVGWMLGVGEVCRGSKLVPTVANGSPAFAHYHPSQSGDGYEPWALIVLEISDGRVGGMDFFLDTKRWFPLFDLPPRLDKEGAPESQGVFEK; this is encoded by the coding sequence ATGAGTGATCTGGCAGCGACGCAGGACCTGGATTCCAGGCTGGAGCAGTACCGACGGGAGCTGACCGGCTACTGCTACCGCATGCTGGGCTCGGCCTTCGAGGCGGAGGACGCCGTCCAGGACACCATGGTGCGGGCCTGGCGGAACTTCGAGAAGTTCGAGGGGCGGTCGTCGCTGCGATCATGGCTCTACCGCATCGCGACGAACGTCTGTCTGGACATGCTCAACGCCGGCAACCGCCGGGCCCGCCCGATGGACCTCACGGCTGCCACGCCGGTGGCCCAGGCACAGCTCACCTCCCGCCCGGAGATCACCTGGCTGGAGCCGGTGCCGGACGGGCGGGTGCTGCCGTCTACCGCCGACCCGGCGGAGACGGCGGTGGAGCGGGAGACCATCCGGCTGGCGTTCGTCGCCGCGCTGCAGCATCTGCCGCCCAAACAGCGTGCGGTGCTGATCCTGCGCGAGGTGCTGGCCTGGAAGGCGAGCGAGGTGGCCGAGCTGCTCGGCAGCACGGCCGCCTCGGTCAACAGCGCGTTGCAGCGGGCGCGGGCGACGCTCGCCGAATCGGAGCCGGCCTCGACCGACTCGGCCGACCCGCTGGACGAGGAGCAGCAGAAGCTGCTGGAGCGCTATGTCGCGGCCTTCGAGGGCTACGACATGAAGGCGCTGACCGCGCTGCTCCACGAGGACGCGACGATGTCGATGCCGCCGTACGACCTGTGGCTGCGCGGCCATGACGACATCGTGGGCTGGATGCTCGGCGTCGGCGAGGTCTGCCGCGGCTCGAAGCTGGTGCCGACCGTGGCGAACGGCTCGCCGGCCTTCGCGCACTACCACCCGAGCCAGTCCGGCGACGGGTACGAGCCGTGGGCACTGATCGTGCTGGAGATCTCGGACGGCAGGGTCGGCGGGATGGACTTCTTCCTGGACACCAAGCGCTGGTTCCCGCTGTTCGACCTGCCGCCCCGGCTGGACAAGGAGGGCGCGCCCGAGAGCCAGGGCGTGTTTGAGAAGTAG
- a CDS encoding L,D-transpeptidase family protein, producing MVLGLTGLVVPLTVALGSGTAHAASCTTSTGPYQKQVEKFLGRPVDGKQSAADCKAIRAFQAKHGITPTIGYAGPVTWRTMNTMLAQRAAGKTPNKAGKCPTNKGRIACVDLTRQLTWIQDGKHLKYGPVPVRTGKNGTETRTGAKKIYWRSINHWSTLYNVRMPYSQFFDRGQAFHSTTKSMYNPPGSGGCVNMRPADAKAYWNLLKNGDDVYVYGRKPGT from the coding sequence ATCGTGCTCGGACTGACCGGCCTGGTGGTCCCGCTGACCGTGGCACTGGGCAGCGGGACCGCGCACGCCGCGTCGTGCACGACGTCCACGGGGCCGTACCAGAAGCAGGTCGAGAAGTTCCTGGGACGCCCGGTGGACGGAAAGCAGTCGGCTGCCGACTGCAAGGCCATCCGCGCCTTCCAGGCCAAGCACGGCATAACCCCGACCATCGGCTACGCGGGGCCGGTGACCTGGCGCACCATGAACACGATGCTCGCGCAGCGGGCAGCCGGAAAGACCCCGAACAAGGCGGGCAAGTGCCCGACCAACAAGGGCCGTATCGCCTGCGTCGACCTGACCCGCCAGCTGACCTGGATCCAGGACGGCAAGCACCTCAAATACGGCCCGGTGCCGGTGCGTACGGGCAAGAACGGCACCGAGACCCGGACCGGCGCGAAGAAGATCTACTGGCGCAGCATCAACCACTGGTCGACCCTCTACAACGTGCGGATGCCGTATTCGCAGTTCTTCGACCGCGGCCAGGCCTTCCACTCCACCACGAAGTCGATGTACAACCCGCCCGGCTCCGGCGGTTGCGTCAATATGCGCCCCGCGGACGCGAAGGCATACTGGAATCTGCTGAAGAACGGCGACGACGTCTACGTCTACGGGCGCAAGCCCGGAACCTGA
- a CDS encoding ABC transporter permease: MSTSTVSMASTAPKKGGGRRKLSLPVIMLIIAAGLALFSLVRVISGANDLTSVGQVAGALQLAVPIGLAGLGGLWAERAGVINIGLEGMMILGTWFGAWAGYQWGPWTGVLMGIVGGALGGLLHAIITVTFNVNHIVSGVAINILAVGVTRYLSNFTFANAEGGSSKQSPRIDQITEITIPGLSDWLADVQARHWFFISDLAGVLGGLVTNLSLLTVLAILLIPGTWWVLWRTSFGLRLRSCGENPVAAESLGVNVYKYKYIAVVVSGGLAGLGGAFLAIVSTGIYQEGQTGGRGYIGLAAMIFGNWMPGGMALGAGLFGFTDGLKLRGGAQNVHAMLLLLAILLVVVVVWQLYKKKYLQAVIAAAVSALLFTWYSLTDALPSQFVDAAPYVTTLLVLALSAQRLRPPKADGMPYRKGEGK; this comes from the coding sequence ATGAGTACGAGCACCGTCTCTATGGCGAGCACCGCGCCCAAGAAGGGCGGCGGACGCCGCAAGCTGTCCCTGCCGGTCATCATGCTGATCATCGCGGCCGGCCTCGCGCTGTTCTCGCTGGTGCGTGTGATCAGCGGCGCGAACGACCTCACCTCCGTCGGCCAGGTCGCCGGCGCCCTCCAGCTGGCTGTGCCGATCGGTCTCGCGGGACTCGGCGGTCTGTGGGCCGAGCGGGCCGGCGTGATCAACATCGGCCTCGAGGGCATGATGATCCTCGGCACCTGGTTCGGTGCCTGGGCGGGCTACCAGTGGGGTCCGTGGACCGGTGTCCTGATGGGCATCGTCGGCGGCGCGCTCGGTGGCCTGCTGCACGCGATCATCACGGTGACGTTCAACGTCAACCACATCGTCTCCGGTGTGGCCATCAACATCCTGGCCGTGGGCGTCACCCGCTATCTGTCGAACTTCACCTTCGCCAATGCCGAGGGAGGCTCGTCCAAGCAGTCCCCGCGAATCGACCAGATCACGGAAATCACCATCCCGGGACTCTCGGACTGGCTGGCGGACGTCCAGGCCAGGCACTGGTTCTTCATCTCCGACCTGGCCGGTGTCCTCGGTGGTCTGGTGACCAACCTGTCGCTGCTGACGGTCCTGGCGATCCTGCTGATCCCGGGCACCTGGTGGGTGCTGTGGCGTACGTCCTTCGGCCTGCGGCTGCGTTCCTGCGGTGAGAACCCGGTCGCCGCCGAGTCCCTCGGCGTCAACGTCTACAAGTACAAGTACATCGCCGTCGTCGTCTCCGGCGGCCTGGCCGGTCTCGGCGGCGCCTTCCTCGCCATCGTGTCCACCGGCATCTATCAGGAGGGCCAGACCGGCGGCCGCGGCTACATCGGTCTCGCCGCGATGATCTTCGGCAACTGGATGCCGGGCGGCATGGCGCTGGGCGCCGGACTCTTCGGCTTCACCGACGGCCTCAAGCTGCGCGGCGGCGCCCAGAACGTCCACGCGATGCTGCTTCTGCTGGCGATCCTGCTGGTGGTGGTCGTGGTCTGGCAGCTGTACAAGAAGAAGTACCTGCAGGCCGTGATCGCCGCGGCCGTGTCCGCTCTGCTGTTCACCTGGTACTCGCTGACCGACGCGCTGCCGAGCCAGTTCGTGGACGCCGCGCCGTACGTCACCACGCTGCTGGTCCTGGCGCTGTCCGCGCAACGCCTGCGGCCGCCCAAGGCCGACGGCATGCCGTACCGCAAGGGCGAGGGCAAGTGA
- a CDS encoding LysR family transcriptional regulator yields MVHQHSSQPRLSPSSYEEDITLLLAPRLAYFAGVARQEHVTRAAQEMGVPQSTLSRAIVRLEEDLGVVLFARKGRTVSLTPAGRTFLTSVERALAEVERAAESVQADADPAAGKVAFGFLHTMGSETVPGLIRAFRADHPRIRFTLVQNYGEAMIERLRAGDLDLCLTSPVPDAPDLVARRLDEQRLRLVVPDDHRLAARKRIRLAEAADETFVTLEPGYGLRRITDDLCAEAGFTPRVAFEGEEAETLRGLVAAGLGVALLPPPAVARPGVVELTVTAPRAVREIGVAWLDGHPDTAPVAEFKRFLLSRRGHLLPD; encoded by the coding sequence ATGGTGCATCAACACAGCTCACAGCCGCGGCTGTCACCGAGCAGTTACGAAGAAGACATCACGCTGCTGCTCGCTCCGCGCCTGGCGTACTTCGCCGGAGTGGCCCGCCAGGAGCATGTGACCCGTGCGGCGCAGGAGATGGGCGTCCCGCAGTCGACGCTGTCGCGGGCGATCGTGCGGCTCGAGGAGGATCTGGGGGTCGTGCTGTTCGCCCGCAAGGGCCGTACGGTGTCGCTGACACCGGCCGGCCGGACCTTCCTCACCTCCGTGGAGCGGGCGCTCGCGGAGGTGGAGCGGGCGGCGGAGTCGGTGCAGGCGGACGCGGATCCGGCAGCGGGGAAGGTGGCCTTCGGCTTTCTGCACACGATGGGCTCGGAGACCGTGCCGGGACTGATCCGGGCTTTCCGGGCGGACCATCCGCGTATCCGCTTCACCCTCGTCCAGAACTACGGCGAGGCCATGATCGAGCGCCTGCGCGCCGGCGACCTCGACCTCTGTTTGACCTCCCCGGTCCCGGACGCGCCCGACCTGGTCGCCCGCCGCCTGGACGAGCAACGGCTGCGCCTCGTCGTGCCGGACGACCACCGCCTCGCCGCCCGCAAGCGGATCCGCCTCGCCGAGGCGGCCGACGAAACCTTCGTCACCCTCGAACCCGGCTACGGCCTGCGGCGGATCACCGACGACCTGTGCGCGGAGGCGGGCTTCACGCCTCGCGTTGCCTTCGAGGGCGAGGAGGCGGAAACCCTGCGCGGCCTGGTCGCGGCGGGCCTGGGCGTGGCGCTGCTCCCGCCCCCGGCGGTGGCGCGCCCGGGCGTCGTCGAACTGACGGTGACGGCCCCCCGCGCGGTCCGCGAAATCGGCGTCGCCTGGCTGGACGGTCATCCGGACACGGCCCCGGTGGCGGAGTTCAAGCGGTTCCTGCTGTCACGCCGGGGCCACCTGCTGCCGGACTGA
- a CDS encoding thymidine phosphorylase — protein MDAISVIRTKRDRGELSPEQIDWVIDAYTRGEVADEQMSALAMAILLNGMNRTEIARWTAAMITSGERMNFDALSRPTADKHSTGGVGDKITLPLAPLVAACGAAVPQLSGRGLGHTGGTLDKLESIPGWRALLSNEEMLHVLDSTGAVICAAGDGLAPADKKLYALRDVTGTVEAIPLIASSIMSKKIAEGTGSLVLDVKVGTGAFMKTIEDARELASTMVALGTDSGVKTVALLTDMSTPLGLTAGNALEVRESVEVLAGGGPQDVIDLTVALAQEMLAAAGIKDADPAKALADGSAMDVWRRMIAAQGGDPDAELPVAREQHVITAPSSGVLTRLDAYDIGVAAWRLGAGRARKEDPVQAGAGLELHAKPGEPVTAGQRLLTLHTDTPEKFEYALKSLEGAFDIASSDTEFTQNPIVLDRIA, from the coding sequence ATGGACGCCATCTCCGTCATCCGCACCAAGCGGGACCGGGGCGAGCTGAGCCCCGAGCAGATCGACTGGGTCATCGACGCGTACACCCGCGGCGAGGTCGCCGACGAGCAGATGTCGGCGCTGGCGATGGCGATCCTGCTGAACGGCATGAACCGTACGGAGATCGCCCGCTGGACTGCCGCGATGATCACCTCCGGTGAGCGCATGAACTTCGACGCGCTGTCCCGCCCCACCGCCGACAAGCACTCCACGGGTGGCGTCGGCGACAAGATCACGCTGCCGCTCGCGCCCCTGGTGGCCGCGTGCGGCGCCGCCGTACCGCAGCTGTCCGGACGCGGCCTCGGACACACCGGCGGCACCCTCGACAAGCTGGAGTCCATCCCCGGCTGGCGCGCGCTGCTGTCCAACGAGGAGATGCTGCACGTCCTGGACTCCACCGGCGCGGTGATCTGCGCGGCAGGCGACGGACTCGCCCCGGCGGACAAGAAGCTGTACGCGCTGCGCGATGTCACCGGCACCGTCGAGGCGATCCCGCTCATCGCCTCGTCGATCATGTCCAAGAAGATCGCCGAGGGCACCGGCTCGCTGGTCCTGGACGTCAAGGTCGGCACCGGCGCGTTCATGAAGACCATCGAGGACGCCCGCGAACTGGCCTCCACCATGGTCGCGTTGGGCACCGACAGCGGTGTGAAGACCGTCGCGCTGCTCACCGACATGTCCACCCCGCTCGGCCTGACCGCGGGCAACGCGCTCGAGGTCCGCGAGTCCGTCGAGGTCCTGGCGGGCGGCGGCCCCCAGGACGTCATCGACCTCACCGTGGCCCTCGCCCAGGAGATGCTCGCCGCGGCGGGCATCAAGGACGCCGATCCCGCGAAGGCACTCGCCGACGGCTCCGCCATGGACGTCTGGCGCCGCATGATCGCCGCGCAGGGCGGGGACCCGGACGCCGAGCTCCCGGTCGCCCGGGAGCAGCACGTGATCACCGCCCCGTCGTCGGGTGTCCTCACCCGCCTCGACGCGTACGACATCGGCGTTGCGGCCTGGCGCCTCGGCGCGGGCCGCGCCCGCAAGGAGGACCCGGTCCAGGCCGGCGCGGGCCTCGAACTCCACGCCAAGCCCGGCGAGCCGGTGACCGCGGGCCAGCGCCTGCTGACCCTGCACACGGACACCCCGGAGAAGTTCGAGTACGCCCTGAAGTCCCTGGAGGGCGCGTTCGACATCGCCTCGTCGGACACGGAGTTCACCCAGAACCCGATCGTGCTGGACCGCATCGCCTGA
- a CDS encoding ABC transporter permease: protein MKKFDKDRLILGLAGPALALVVAFALTSVVLLVSDRNPVEPYQLMWANAEYTDVQVLILNQAGTYYLAALAVAIGFRMNLFNIGVDGQYRLAAMLAAVVGASVELPGPLHILLIVLVAMFVGAFWAGIAGILKTTRGVSEVVSTIMLNAIATSLIAWMILPANLGVQPEGSNDLTTGEISESGWFPGVDVDGGVIYGFTFVAFALGIVYWFVLNRTRFGFDLRATGASESAAQASGVDAKKMVLTAMLISGAVAGLSGLPLLLGQTHTYSLSFPVGVGFTGITIALLGRNNPVGIFFAALLIAFLEKTSASLDQHGYEKEIATIMQGLIVISVVVSYELVRQYGLRRQQQKVGEELAAQAKNKEVVL from the coding sequence ATGAAGAAGTTCGACAAAGACCGGCTGATCCTGGGTCTCGCCGGCCCGGCGCTCGCCCTGGTCGTGGCCTTCGCGCTCACCTCGGTGGTGCTGCTCGTCTCGGACCGGAATCCGGTCGAGCCGTACCAGCTGATGTGGGCGAACGCCGAGTACACCGACGTTCAGGTGCTGATCCTTAATCAGGCGGGTACGTACTACCTCGCCGCCCTGGCCGTCGCCATCGGCTTCCGGATGAACCTGTTCAACATCGGTGTGGACGGCCAGTACCGCCTCGCGGCGATGCTCGCGGCGGTCGTCGGCGCCTCCGTGGAGCTGCCAGGACCGCTCCACATCCTGCTCATCGTGCTTGTCGCCATGTTCGTCGGCGCCTTCTGGGCCGGAATCGCGGGCATCCTGAAGACCACCCGCGGGGTCAGCGAGGTCGTCTCCACGATCATGCTCAATGCGATCGCCACCAGCCTGATCGCGTGGATGATCCTGCCGGCCAACCTCGGTGTGCAGCCGGAGGGTTCCAACGACCTGACGACCGGTGAGATCTCCGAGTCCGGATGGTTCCCGGGCGTGGACGTCGACGGCGGAGTCATCTACGGCTTCACCTTCGTCGCCTTCGCGCTCGGCATCGTCTACTGGTTCGTGCTCAACCGCACCCGCTTCGGCTTCGACCTGCGCGCCACCGGCGCCAGCGAGTCCGCCGCCCAGGCGAGCGGCGTCGACGCCAAGAAGATGGTCCTCACCGCCATGCTGATCTCCGGCGCGGTCGCGGGTCTGTCCGGTCTGCCGCTGCTGCTGGGCCAGACCCACACGTACAGCCTGAGCTTCCCGGTCGGTGTCGGCTTCACCGGCATCACCATCGCGCTGCTCGGCCGTAACAACCCGGTCGGCATCTTCTTCGCCGCTCTGCTCATCGCCTTCCTGGAGAAGACGTCGGCCTCGCTGGACCAGCACGGCTACGAGAAGGAGATCGCCACGATCATGCAGGGCCTGATCGTGATCTCGGTCGTCGTGTCCTACGAACTCGTCCGCCAGTACGGGCTCCGCCGTCAGCAGCAGAAGGTCGGCGAGGAGCTTGCCGCGCAGGCCAAGAACAAGGAGGTCGTTCTGTGA
- a CDS encoding alpha/beta hydrolase — protein sequence MVLILPDGEPESARKPSALSYAAALPLGRTLARAGRADGLFVHTVRYRCRGWNGPDAHLAADATWAVEEVVRRYGDVPVCLAGHGMGGRAALHAAGHPAVNSVLALAPWLPEDDVAAAPEPVKQLAGRQVLIVHGTNDARTDPELSYRLAERAKKANRDICRFEVHSDGHALREHQGEVQALASDFVLGALFTRAYARPVADALAAPPPLGLRMPLAGGFGRSLRR from the coding sequence GTGGTGCTGATCCTGCCGGACGGCGAGCCGGAGTCGGCACGCAAGCCCTCAGCACTGTCGTACGCTGCGGCGCTGCCGCTCGGCCGCACGCTGGCCAGGGCGGGCCGCGCGGACGGCCTGTTCGTGCACACGGTCCGCTACCGCTGCCGCGGCTGGAACGGCCCGGACGCGCACCTCGCGGCGGACGCCACCTGGGCGGTGGAGGAGGTCGTACGCCGCTACGGCGACGTCCCCGTCTGCCTCGCGGGCCACGGCATGGGGGGCCGCGCGGCACTCCACGCGGCGGGCCACCCGGCGGTCAACTCCGTACTGGCGCTGGCGCCTTGGCTGCCGGAGGACGATGTGGCCGCCGCCCCGGAGCCGGTGAAGCAGCTGGCGGGACGCCAGGTCCTGATCGTGCACGGCACGAACGACGCGCGTACGGACCCGGAGCTTTCCTACCGGCTGGCGGAGCGAGCCAAGAAGGCGAACCGCGACATCTGCCGCTTCGAGGTCCACTCGGACGGCCACGCACTGCGCGAACACCAGGGCGAAGTCCAGGCCCTGGCGTCGGACTTCGTCCTGGGTGCGCTGTTCACGCGTGCCTACGCCCGCCCGGTGGCGGACGCGCTCGCCGCCCCGCCGCCGCTGGGTCTGCGGATGCCGCTGGCGGGAGGATTCGGGCGGTCGCTGCGACGGTAG
- a CDS encoding cytidine deaminase, with product MTTAAREVDWDALRERAREAMSHAYAPYSGFPVGVAALVDDGRTVVGCNVENASYGLSLCAECGLVSTLQATGGGRLTHFTCVDGRGEILVPCGRCRQLLFEFGGPELLLETPEGVLPLFEMLPQAFGPGHLR from the coding sequence GTGACCACCGCCGCCCGGGAAGTCGACTGGGACGCTCTGCGCGAGCGGGCGCGCGAGGCCATGTCGCATGCGTACGCCCCCTACTCGGGCTTCCCGGTCGGCGTGGCCGCGCTCGTCGACGACGGCCGTACGGTCGTCGGCTGCAACGTCGAGAACGCCTCGTACGGCCTGAGCCTGTGCGCGGAGTGCGGTCTGGTCTCCACGCTCCAGGCCACCGGCGGCGGCCGGCTGACCCACTTCACCTGCGTGGACGGCCGGGGCGAGATTCTGGTGCCGTGCGGCAGGTGCCGGCAGCTGCTGTTCGAATTCGGCGGCCCCGAGCTGCTGCTGGAGACCCCGGAAGGGGTGCTCCCGCTCTTCGAGATGCTGCCGCAGGCCTTCGGGCCCGGGCATCTGCGCTAG
- a CDS encoding ATP-binding protein yields MKQSAAKTLGIAALGAAFAAAAAGTASAAPTALPDSAASLDTVTSILPVQEAVTKLPAAPESLAGGQQALIGSATTLPAAVQEAAAKGLPTTDHADPVSGLLGGLPVGGAAGGLPAGLPGGLPGLG; encoded by the coding sequence ATGAAGCAGTCTGCTGCCAAGACTCTCGGCATCGCCGCTCTCGGCGCCGCCTTCGCTGCCGCCGCCGCGGGCACTGCCTCCGCCGCGCCGACCGCACTCCCCGACTCCGCCGCCTCGCTGGACACGGTCACCAGCATCCTGCCGGTCCAGGAGGCTGTCACGAAGCTCCCGGCCGCCCCCGAGTCGCTGGCGGGCGGTCAGCAGGCGCTCATCGGCAGCGCGACCACGCTGCCGGCCGCCGTCCAGGAGGCCGCCGCCAAGGGGCTGCCGACGACCGACCATGCCGACCCGGTCTCCGGTCTGCTCGGCGGCCTCCCGGTCGGCGGCGCGGCCGGTGGTCTGCCCGCCGGTCTGCCTGGTGGTCTGCCCGGCCTCGGCTGA
- a CDS encoding STAS domain-containing protein — translation MDATQPIVVRIAGRVTPADVPCLCEELSVRLTGAGATEAICDVGGLTHPNLAAVNAVARLQLTARRLGCRFRLRDAGPELVALLDLVGLGEVAKGVF, via the coding sequence GTGGACGCCACACAACCGATCGTCGTGCGCATCGCGGGGAGAGTGACCCCGGCCGATGTGCCGTGCCTGTGCGAGGAGTTGAGCGTGCGGCTCACCGGTGCCGGGGCCACCGAGGCGATCTGTGACGTCGGCGGGCTCACCCATCCCAACCTCGCCGCCGTCAACGCCGTCGCCCGCCTCCAGCTCACCGCCCGCCGGCTGGGCTGCCGGTTCCGGCTGCGCGATGCCGGGCCCGAGCTGGTGGCGCTGCTGGACCTGGTCGGTCTGGGCGAGGTCGCCAAGGGCGTGTTTTAG
- a CDS encoding MFS transporter, whose protein sequence is MPPASTKAPATAVGADSDHRLTPSSPGYRRMSFALFAAGVATFALLYSTQALLPAVSADFGVTASAASWTVSAATGALALCVLPMSALSERYGRRTVMTASLAVAVAVGLLVPFAPSLEWLVALRAVQGAALAGLPASAMAYLAEEVRPKALIAAIGLFVAGNSIGGMSGRIVTGWVAQLWGWRAALAAVGLMAVVCALVFRAMLPKARHFTPGSLNPRALAKTVRGHLADPLLLRLYAIGALFMTVFGAVYTVIGYRLVEAPFSLPQGIVGSIFLVYLVGTVSSAAAGRLVARLGRRGALYLAVTTTAAGLLLSLAQSLPAVLLGLVLITAGFFAGHAVASSSVSRTAKTGRAQASALYQSAYYLGSSAGGTLGAVAFHSGGWAGTVVLGLLAVLGVVSITLYGTRVARAEHRLVLAAARH, encoded by the coding sequence ATGCCTCCTGCCAGTACCAAGGCGCCCGCCACCGCTGTGGGCGCCGACTCCGACCATCGCCTCACCCCTTCCTCCCCCGGCTACCGCCGCATGAGCTTCGCGCTCTTCGCCGCCGGTGTCGCCACCTTCGCCCTCCTCTACTCCACGCAGGCGCTGCTGCCCGCCGTCTCCGCCGACTTCGGCGTGACCGCGAGCGCCGCCAGCTGGACGGTCTCCGCCGCGACGGGCGCGCTGGCCCTGTGCGTACTGCCGATGAGCGCCCTGTCCGAGCGGTACGGGCGACGCACCGTGATGACCGCCTCGCTCGCGGTCGCCGTCGCGGTCGGGCTGCTGGTGCCGTTCGCGCCGAGCCTGGAGTGGCTGGTGGCGCTGCGCGCCGTGCAGGGCGCTGCGCTCGCCGGGCTGCCGGCGTCGGCGATGGCATACCTCGCGGAGGAGGTGCGGCCCAAGGCGCTGATCGCCGCGATCGGCCTGTTCGTGGCGGGCAACAGCATCGGCGGCATGAGCGGCCGGATCGTCACCGGCTGGGTGGCCCAGCTGTGGGGCTGGCGCGCGGCGCTCGCCGCGGTCGGCCTGATGGCAGTGGTGTGCGCGCTGGTCTTCCGCGCGATGCTCCCCAAGGCCCGTCATTTCACGCCCGGTTCGCTGAACCCGCGCGCCCTGGCGAAGACCGTACGCGGCCATCTCGCCGACCCGCTGCTGCTGCGGCTGTACGCGATCGGCGCACTGTTCATGACCGTCTTCGGCGCGGTCTACACGGTGATCGGCTACCGGCTGGTCGAGGCCCCCTTCAGCCTCCCCCAGGGCATCGTCGGCTCGATCTTCCTGGTCTACCTGGTCGGCACGGTCTCCTCCGCCGCGGCCGGCAGGCTCGTCGCCCGCCTCGGCCGCCGTGGCGCGCTGTACCTCGCGGTCACCACCACCGCGGCCGGCCTGCTGCTGTCGCTGGCACAGTCGCTGCCCGCAGTACTGCTCGGCCTGGTGCTGATCACCGCGGGCTTCTTCGCCGGCCACGCGGTCGCCTCGTCCTCGGTGAGCCGTACGGCCAAGACGGGCCGCGCCCAGGCGTCGGCGCTCTACCAGTCGGCGTACTACCTCGGCAGCAGCGCGGGCGGCACGCTCGGCGCGGTCGCCTTCCACTCCGGCGGCTGGGCGGGCACGGTCGTGCTGGGCCTGCTCGCGGTCCTCGGCGTCGTATCGATCACGCTGTACGGGACGCGGGTGGCCAGGGCCGAGCACCGGCTGGTCCTGGCGGCGGCCCGCCACTGA
- a CDS encoding PspC domain-containing protein: protein MAALARPRDGRMIGGVCAALARRFGTSATTMRVIFVLSCLLPGPQFLLYLALWLLLPSEKTAGTAW, encoded by the coding sequence ATGGCCGCACTTGCCCGCCCCCGAGACGGACGCATGATCGGTGGAGTGTGCGCAGCGCTGGCTCGGCGCTTCGGCACCTCCGCGACCACGATGCGTGTGATCTTCGTGCTCTCGTGTCTGCTGCCCGGGCCGCAGTTCCTGCTCTACCTGGCGCTGTGGCTGCTGCTGCCGTCGGAGAAGACCGCCGGCACCGCCTGGTAG